A stretch of Kyrpidia spormannii DNA encodes these proteins:
- the lgt gene encoding prolipoprotein diacylglyceryl transferase, translated as MHPYWFHIGPFPVRAYSTLFVLAFLLGFGVTLYLAKVERKERYVEHLWNLAPWLFLAGVVGARFWQVFFFDWPFYRAHPWEIPAVWHGGLSIQGGVVGALVMGLWYVRRHRLNTWELMDLAAPGLVLGQSIGRAANVMNGDAFGGPTGGDFGILYPQGSLARQVYGDQPLWPAEIWEGQADVVIFALLLILKQWRLPKGWVFFIYVILYNGARFFLEMLRGDSPRFLFGWTAAQWTSVAVVVLAAGFMVYLAWRSDRETV; from the coding sequence ATGCATCCGTATTGGTTTCACATTGGCCCATTTCCCGTCAGAGCTTACAGCACTTTGTTCGTGCTGGCGTTTTTGCTCGGGTTCGGTGTGACTTTGTATTTGGCAAAAGTGGAACGCAAGGAGCGGTATGTGGAACACCTGTGGAATCTCGCTCCGTGGCTGTTTCTGGCCGGGGTCGTGGGGGCGAGGTTTTGGCAGGTGTTCTTTTTTGATTGGCCGTTTTACCGAGCGCATCCCTGGGAGATCCCCGCAGTTTGGCACGGGGGCCTATCGATTCAAGGCGGGGTTGTCGGAGCCCTGGTGATGGGTCTGTGGTACGTTCGGCGGCATAGGCTCAACACTTGGGAATTGATGGATCTCGCAGCCCCGGGGTTGGTGCTCGGGCAGAGCATTGGCCGGGCGGCCAATGTGATGAACGGCGACGCTTTTGGGGGGCCCACGGGCGGGGATTTCGGGATTTTGTATCCCCAAGGATCACTGGCCCGCCAGGTATACGGGGACCAACCCCTGTGGCCGGCTGAGATCTGGGAAGGCCAGGCAGACGTCGTGATTTTTGCCCTGCTCCTGATCCTGAAACAGTGGAGATTGCCCAAGGGGTGGGTGTTTTTCATTTATGTGATCCTGTACAATGGAGCGCGGTTCTTCTTAGAAATGCTTCGGGGGGACAGCCCGCGGTTTCTTTTCGGCTGGACGGCTGCCCAGTGGACCAGCGTGGCGGTGGTTGTGCTGGCAGCGGGATTTATGGTCTATCTGGCATGGCGGTCAGACCGTGAGACGGTGTGA
- the rapZ gene encoding RNase adapter RapZ, whose translation MEEEQVERDLQLVIITGLSGAGKTVAVQSLEDLGYFCVDNLPPALIPKFAELMRQSEGKVSRLALVCDIRGGSWFSHLLMALKDLEEQYGVQYRILFLEARDEVLVRRYKATRRRHPLAQGNRILEGIAKERRLLEEIRDRADWIIDTSLLKPAELKEKIAAHFSGSDINRLTLHLVSFGFKYGVPIDADLVFDVRFLPNPYYLDALRPLTGLDLDVYEYVMKWPAAKTFSDKLTDMLDFLLPQYVKEGRSQLVVAVGCTGGQHRSVAMVELLRRHYQAREKVHVYHRDIHRDLAKGADVDG comes from the coding sequence ATGGAGGAGGAACAGGTGGAGAGAGATTTGCAGTTGGTCATCATCACGGGATTGTCCGGGGCCGGAAAGACCGTGGCGGTACAAAGTCTCGAAGACCTGGGGTATTTTTGCGTGGATAACCTGCCTCCGGCGCTGATCCCCAAGTTTGCGGAATTGATGCGCCAATCTGAAGGGAAGGTGTCCCGGTTGGCGCTGGTGTGCGACATCCGCGGCGGTTCCTGGTTCTCGCATCTGCTGATGGCGCTGAAAGACCTGGAGGAACAATACGGAGTGCAGTACCGGATCCTGTTTCTCGAAGCCCGGGACGAGGTGCTCGTGCGGCGGTACAAGGCGACCCGGCGACGGCATCCCTTGGCCCAGGGCAACCGGATTCTGGAAGGGATTGCAAAAGAACGCAGGCTCTTGGAGGAGATCCGGGACCGGGCCGACTGGATCATCGATACCAGTCTTCTCAAGCCGGCGGAGCTGAAAGAGAAGATTGCGGCGCATTTTAGCGGGTCGGACATCAATCGGCTGACTTTGCATTTGGTGTCTTTCGGATTCAAGTATGGCGTACCCATCGATGCAGATCTCGTATTCGATGTTCGATTCCTTCCCAATCCGTATTATTTGGACGCCCTTCGCCCTTTGACGGGTTTGGATCTCGACGTGTACGAGTATGTGATGAAATGGCCTGCGGCGAAGACCTTTTCCGACAAACTCACAGATATGCTGGACTTTCTGCTCCCCCAATACGTGAAAGAAGGGCGTAGCCAATTGGTGGTGGCGGTGGGGTGCACCGGTGGGCAACACCGGTCCGTGGCGATGGTGGAATTGTTGCGCCGACATTATCAAGCCCGGGAGAAGGTCCACGTGTACCACCGGGATATTCACCGGGATCTGGCGAAAGGCGCCGATGTGGATGGGTAA
- a CDS encoding tetratricopeptide repeat protein — protein MAKQGGTSGKPKGHKVALVRMDATFFFERAVRSLDRHDLPRALKYFRKVVEYEPANPVNHCNLAGVLSELGDYQASNEVLERVLLELDPKMYECYFYMANNFANLGLYDLAQEYASRYLEVDPEGEFAEEAEEMLDILVTEFGTRMVRRRRDGRIRLRGDEDVARRFLEDGRFLDAAAYLEAKVQESSDATVDRNNLSLAYYYLGDVEKAIETAKGVLELQPGNLHAVCNLAIFYRSAGKEEQTQALLDQLRRLRPIQPELAYKLGTTMGILQEHRTAYDIFNHLVRFLPRPEAPVVHALAAAAANLGRLRKAARLWEEVHVLDPSSGIGRYYEEVVREAISRGLEVLPVSYQYVLPYADTTRLNGPGSEDPGSKLGRELWPPESVVRSSLMWVLRHGDPVTKKQVIPLVVSFGGEDVERALRFLLLDDDEYLPVKQAALKGMFELQPEEIVEIGLPSRILPVDFRPESARSLAGRPEWQRIVQLAVQELQGRGETTLAKVAMEIWSEFTQLIHLQAPRVRKPELWAGALECAARHRCHLPFSRKEVAERYKVSQQGLGDRLWLIIETCMLTD, from the coding sequence ATGGCGAAGCAGGGGGGTACCAGCGGCAAACCCAAAGGTCACAAGGTGGCGCTCGTGCGCATGGATGCGACGTTCTTTTTTGAACGGGCCGTGCGCTCGCTGGATCGACACGATCTTCCCCGGGCCTTGAAATACTTCCGGAAAGTCGTGGAATATGAGCCGGCGAACCCGGTCAACCACTGCAATTTGGCGGGGGTACTGTCCGAGCTCGGGGATTATCAGGCTTCGAATGAAGTGTTGGAGCGGGTTCTTCTCGAACTGGATCCGAAAATGTACGAGTGTTATTTCTACATGGCCAATAATTTTGCCAACCTCGGGTTGTACGACCTCGCCCAGGAATATGCCTCGCGTTACCTGGAAGTGGATCCCGAAGGGGAATTCGCGGAGGAAGCTGAAGAAATGTTGGATATCCTGGTGACCGAGTTCGGGACCCGCATGGTGCGCAGGCGCCGAGACGGTCGGATTCGGTTGAGGGGCGACGAGGACGTGGCGCGGCGTTTTCTGGAAGATGGAAGGTTTCTCGATGCGGCGGCTTACCTTGAAGCGAAGGTTCAAGAGTCGTCTGACGCCACCGTGGACCGAAACAACCTGTCCTTAGCGTATTATTACCTCGGAGATGTCGAAAAAGCCATCGAAACGGCCAAAGGGGTCCTGGAGCTTCAGCCTGGCAACCTCCACGCGGTGTGCAATTTGGCGATTTTTTACCGTTCTGCGGGAAAGGAAGAACAAACCCAAGCCCTCCTCGATCAACTGCGGAGACTCAGGCCGATACAGCCCGAACTGGCGTACAAACTGGGGACCACCATGGGCATTCTTCAAGAACACCGCACGGCTTATGATATTTTTAACCATCTGGTGAGGTTCTTACCGCGCCCGGAGGCGCCGGTGGTTCACGCCTTGGCGGCGGCGGCCGCGAACCTGGGGCGGTTGCGAAAGGCGGCCCGCCTCTGGGAAGAGGTGCATGTCCTGGATCCTTCTTCCGGGATCGGGCGCTATTACGAAGAGGTAGTTCGGGAGGCGATCAGCCGCGGCCTCGAGGTGCTCCCTGTCAGCTATCAATATGTTCTTCCTTATGCGGATACCACTCGTTTAAACGGTCCCGGTTCTGAAGACCCGGGGTCGAAGTTGGGGCGGGAACTTTGGCCGCCGGAGTCGGTGGTCCGTTCGTCTCTCATGTGGGTGCTCCGCCACGGGGATCCCGTCACGAAAAAGCAAGTCATTCCGTTGGTGGTGAGTTTTGGCGGAGAAGATGTGGAGCGGGCGCTGCGCTTTTTGCTTCTGGATGACGATGAGTATCTGCCGGTGAAACAGGCCGCGCTGAAAGGGATGTTTGAACTTCAGCCCGAGGAGATTGTGGAGATTGGCCTCCCTTCCAGGATTCTGCCGGTGGATTTTCGCCCGGAGTCCGCGAGATCCCTGGCCGGGCGCCCGGAGTGGCAGCGGATTGTACAACTGGCGGTTCAGGAACTCCAGGGCAGGGGGGAAACGACGCTAGCCAAAGTGGCGATGGAGATTTGGTCGGAGTTCACCCAATTGATTCATCTGCAGGCCCCCCGGGTGCGCAAGCCGGAGTTGTGGGCCGGAGCTTTGGAGTGTGCGGCCCGTCATCGGTGTCATTTGCCCTTCTCCCGGAAAGAGGTGGCCGAGCGTTACAAGGTCTCCCAGCAGGGGCTGGGGGATCGGCTGTGGTTGATCATCGAGACCTGTATGTTGACCGATTAA